A genomic window from Salvia miltiorrhiza cultivar Shanhuang (shh) chromosome 5, IMPLAD_Smil_shh, whole genome shotgun sequence includes:
- the LOC131025276 gene encoding WAT1-related protein At3g28050-like, whose amino-acid sequence MGLPEHAATPYLGMVLASTAQVGLIIISKSALASGMTNYTFVAYSNALAALILLPLSLLVHRSSNRPPLTFLLVCGFFSLGVLGCLAQLTGYTGISYTSAEFASAMLNLIPGFTFVLAVIFRMEVLNCRNSSFLAKTFGTVVSISGAFVVTLYKGPEIFTHLLSANVVAQSRWVIGGLFLTADCVVASAYIIVQASILKKYPAELVVVFFYCFFAAILSTFVSLITDRDLSAWSLQPNIRLIAVLYSGVFGSAFQVGVTSWCLRKKGPLFVAMFHPLGIVISAVLGLIFLGDILYLGSVLGSIVIVIGFYSVMWGKAKEVKGTENSNDGSSATNTAKAPLLPVEDEQTTV is encoded by the exons ATGGGGCTGCCGGAGCACGCTGCGACACCGTATTTGGGGATGGTGCTGGCTTCAACGGCGCAAGTAGGGCTGATTATCATCAGCAAAAGCGCTCTGGCTTCCGGAATGACTAATTACACCTTCGTAGCTTACTCCAATGCCCTCGCCGCCCTAATTCTTCTTCCTTTATCTCTCCTCGTTCACAG GTCATCAAATCGGCCGCCGCTGACATTCCTGCTTGTTTGTGGGTTTTTTTCGTTAGGAGTTCTTGG GTGTTTGGCTCAGCTGACTGGATACACTGGAATCAGTTATACTTCTGCTGAATTCGCTTCAGCAATGCTTAATCTCATCCCCGGATTCACCTTTGTGCTTGCTGTCATATTCAG GATGGAAGTGCTAAACTGTAGAAACTCGAGTTTTCTGGCAAAAACATTTGGAACGGTCGTCTCCATTTCTGGCGCCTTTGTTGTCACTCTGTACAAAGGCCCCGAAATCTTCACTCATCTGTTGTCTGCTAATGTGGTAGCGCAGTCAAGATGGGTTATCGGAGGATTATTCCTTACTGCAGACTGTGTCGTTGCTTCAGCCTACATAATTGTACAG GCATCGATTCTTAAGAAATACCCAGCAGAGCTGGTTGTAGTATTCTTTTACTGCTTCTTTGCTGCCATTCTGTCCACATTCGTGTCTCTGATTACTGACCGAGACCTAAGTGCTTGGTCGTTGCAGCCTAATATCCGACTGATTGCTGTTCTGTATTCG GGAGTGTTTGGTTCTGCATTCCAAGTCGGTGTAACTTCATGGTGTCTGCGCAAAAAGGGTCCTCTTTTCGTTGCAATGTTTCATCCATTGGGAATCGTGATATCTGCTGTGCTCGGTCTTATCTTCTTGGGTGATATACTGTATCTTGGAAG TGTGTTGGGGTCAATTGTCATCGTTATCGGGTTCTACTCGGTGATGTGGGGAAAGGCAAAAGAAGTTAAGGGGACTGAGAACAGCAACGATGGAAGCTCTGCAACCAATACTGCGAAAGCCCCTCTTCTGCCAGTCGAGGATGAACAGACAACAGTTTAG